GCAGCACCAGCCTGGTGCTGATGCTGCATGATGCGAGCCTGGGCGACATGCTGAAGGCTCTGGATGCCCTCTGCTCACTTGCCTGTGTGCGTGGCAAACCGAGCTGGATGCGCGTGGAGACCCTGCAGGGTTAATTAATCCGCCCCTACTTCAGCTTGGTCCACACAATGTCGCTGAAGAGGTCGCCATTGCGGTCCACCTGCACTTGGGCCACCCAGGGGTCAAAGCCCAGCATCATCGCACGTGAGCATACGCTATCGTGGTCCGTATGGGTGAGGGGCGGGGCAGGCTTGGGCTCCAGGCTGGCATTGATGTGCACCAGTATGTTGATTTCAGAACTTCGGGCCTCCAGGTCCTTGGTTCCATGCCGCTGCGTGCTGTGGTAGCAGCGGTATCCGTTCTCGATCAGCCATTTCTCCACATGGCGTTCCCCGTATTCGGCGATGTCTGTCGGTGTCAGCATGGCGCATGGTGGGTTGAGTTTTTCAATCCCTCGACCTTACGGTCTTTTTTTGGAACTGAATTATCCCAGGTTTTACCATGAGGCGATTTGCAATACAATGCTCAGCTTTCAGGCATCTCGCAAAAAAAAATCAGGGCAAACCACTCGGTCCGCCCTGATTAATTTCGAAGGTTACCAACAGCCAGAAGACAACCCACTATCTGAAATATGAGACTGAAAACCGCGCTGCGTTCTTCAATCTGATAGGATTATGCCACATCTGACAGTCAAAGAGTCAGGGGAGGGTAAGAGGGTTGTAAAAAATATGTCACTTTTGTTTTTTTGGGGCCTTGGGCTTCAGCAATTGCTCCAGCCGTTTGTTTTCCAGTTCCAGAGCCTCCGCTGACATGGGCTGGGGCTTGAACTCGGGGGAGGGGACCAGTCTTTCCTCGGCAGGGATGGGGCGTAGGCGCAGGCTGCGAAACCAGACTGGCTGGCCGTGGTCCTGCAGACGCAGGTGGGCACCGCGTTTCGTCAGGTCTCCACCGCGAATGCGCAAGACCTCCAGCTCACGGGACCAGCGTGGATCTGTGTAGTCGAAGTCAATCACGGCTTCCCCATTGAGCCAGTGTTGGATGACGGTGCCTTTGCAGACGATGCGGCCTTCGTTCCAGACATCGTGGGGACGGGCGTTGTTTTTGCTGGGGGCCATGCAGAAAAACAGGGAGGCGGCAGCCTGGCGGGGGATTTTGCCGTAATGGCTGTTCACGTTGTCCAGCACCTGGTACTCATATTGGCCGGGGCGGTAGTAAACGCCGCTGTTGCAGCCTTTGCTGGCCTTCCATTCAAAGCGCAGCTCGAAGTCATCCGGCACCTTTTCCACGGTCCAGGTGATGTCACCCCCGCGTGTGGGGCAGGCGAGCGCCCCGTCTTCGATCACCCAGTTGCCTGCGTGCTCCCAGCCCTGGAGGTCACGGCCATTGAACAGCAGGCGGAAGCCCTGTTCTTTTTCGGTGTCGGAAAGTTGGTTAGGCTCGGTCGCGCTGAGCGACAGACAGCACAGGGTGGCGAGAACGAAGAGACATTTTAAAAACGGCATCCTCACTCAGACGGAGGATGCCACCTGGGCCTATCGGCGAATGCGGTCTCAGGGGACGATCTGCACCGGAGTTCCCAGGGAAGACTCGCGGTAAAAGATCTCGGCCATTTTCGTGGGTAGGCGGATGCAGCCGTGGGAGGCCGGATAGCCTGGCAGGTAACCTTCGTGCATGCCGATGGCCCCCGTGATGCGCATGAAGTAGCGCATGTTGGCTCCGTCAAACTTGGCTCCCTTGGGCCGGGCATCCTTGCGAATGTCCACCTCTTTTTTGACGATGACGCCAGCGGAGTCTACGTAGTCCCCGTAGAGGTTGGATTTGTGATCCAGGTCCTTTTGGATGATGCTGAATTTCCCAGGACGGGTAGCGTGGCTTTCACGGCCGGAAGAGATGGGGGACATGCCGACGACGACGCCATCCTTCATGAAATAGACCTTTTGCTCACCGAGGCTGATCTTCATGCTGGGTTTTCCCACTACCCCATCGCCACGCCAGTAGGAGCCATCATCCACCGGCTTGCCCTCTTTTTTGGCCTTCTTCAGCTTTTTCAGCCGAGCTTCTTCCTGGGGCTCCAGCCGGATGCGCTGCACATAGTAACCTCCACCAGGGGCTGGGCGGCGGATTTCGCGATAGTTAGGGCTGGAGCAGCTCATGCTCTGAAAGAGCACCGTCAGGGTCAGCAGGGCGAAAGACAGTCGGCGGAGAGCATTCATAGTGGGAGTGGGAGAGGAGTGCGCGCTTATGGAGCACATTTGAGGCCGCTTTTCCATCACAAGCTGAGGGGGGCTCAGGCGAAACCTTTAAAAAAGCTCTGGCCGGTCCGGGTGGTCTCATCGGCGACTTCCTCCACGGGCTGCCCCCGCATGGCTGCCACGGCCCGTGCGGTATCTGCCACGTAGGCGGGCTCACAGCGCTGGCCACGGTGGGGTACCGGGGCCAGGTAGGGCGCATCCGTCTCCAGCATGTAATGGCCTGCGGGCACCTGGCGCACGGTATCACCCGCAGGGCCGGGATTTTTGAAGGTGACGATGCCGGTGAAGGAAAGGAGATGCCCGGCCTCCAGCAGCGGCTGGGCCTGCTCCAGCGTGCCAGTGTAGCAGTGGAAGACTCCGCGCAGGCGGTCGCTGTATGGCAGGACAATGGCGGTGAGGTCCTCCCAGCTTTCGCGGTTGTGCAGCACTACGTTCAGCTCCAGCTCGGCGGCGAGTTCCAGTTGCAGGTGCAGGCAGCGGGCTTGGTGGAGTTTCCATGCCGCGAGGTCGAAACCCTCGGGCGGTGCATGGAAGTAGTCCAGACCGATCTCGCCAATGGCGGCCACCTTGGGATGCCGGGCGAGAGCGCGCAGTTCATGGATCCAGTCTTCGCCTGAAACGGTGTCCACATCGCAGGGGTGGATGCCCACGGCCACGCGCACATCCGGCTCTTTTTCCGCCAGGGCCAGCAGCTTGCGGGCATTGGGCAGATCCGTGGCCGGGGCCAGCATCCGTGTGACACCCGCGGAGCGGGCACGGTCCAGAATCGCAGGCAGATCTGCATCAAACTTGGCGCTGCCGAGATGCGTGTGAGTATCGAAAAACATGGATTCCGATAGAGGGTGATTTGGCGGAGTTCAAGGACGAGGGGAATGTCGTCAGGGGCTTGGGGGAAGCCCCTCAAACTAGCCAACACTTTGCAATCGCTAGCAAGAGAGCTGGAGTCTCTTCGTTG
The Prosthecobacter algae genome window above contains:
- a CDS encoding DUF1080 domain-containing protein, whose protein sequence is MPFLKCLFVLATLCCLSLSATEPNQLSDTEKEQGFRLLFNGRDLQGWEHAGNWVIEDGALACPTRGGDITWTVEKVPDDFELRFEWKASKGCNSGVYYRPGQYEYQVLDNVNSHYGKIPRQAAASLFFCMAPSKNNARPHDVWNEGRIVCKGTVIQHWLNGEAVIDFDYTDPRWSRELEVLRIRGGDLTKRGAHLRLQDHGQPVWFRSLRLRPIPAEERLVPSPEFKPQPMSAEALELENKRLEQLLKPKAPKKQK
- a CDS encoding L,D-transpeptidase family protein yields the protein MNALRRLSFALLTLTVLFQSMSCSSPNYREIRRPAPGGGYYVQRIRLEPQEEARLKKLKKAKKEGKPVDDGSYWRGDGVVGKPSMKISLGEQKVYFMKDGVVVGMSPISSGRESHATRPGKFSIIQKDLDHKSNLYGDYVDSAGVIVKKEVDIRKDARPKGAKFDGANMRYFMRITGAIGMHEGYLPGYPASHGCIRLPTKMAEIFYRESSLGTPVQIVP
- a CDS encoding TatD family hydrolase — encoded protein: MFFDTHTHLGSAKFDADLPAILDRARSAGVTRMLAPATDLPNARKLLALAEKEPDVRVAVGIHPCDVDTVSGEDWIHELRALARHPKVAAIGEIGLDYFHAPPEGFDLAAWKLHQARCLHLQLELAAELELNVVLHNRESWEDLTAIVLPYSDRLRGVFHCYTGTLEQAQPLLEAGHLLSFTGIVTFKNPGPAGDTVRQVPAGHYMLETDAPYLAPVPHRGQRCEPAYVADTARAVAAMRGQPVEEVADETTRTGQSFFKGFA